The nucleotide sequence GAGGCAATCTCGTCTTCTTTTCAAGGAATAGCTCTTGTGTATAGACACCGGCACCGGTGATCAGACTGATGATCTGCACTCTCGTCCCTCTCCCCTTTCTATATAGAAAACCTTTTTATATTAAACAACCTGCATCTGGCTATGCGTCTGATATCAGTATTCTCTACCGGGATCGTCCTTCTGCTCCTGGTGTTTGCAGCCGGGTGTGCCGGCGATCCGGCCACGCCGCCGGCTCCGGTTAATGATGCTCCCGTCACCGAAGAGTGGGTCCCTGACGGAATCATCGGACCCGGTGAGTATCAGTATTCGATGAGCCTCTCCGACAGTATGGAGATCCACTGGTCGACAACAGACGAGACGATCCGGATGGCCATCTCCGGGAGGGCAGACGGCTGGGTTGGTATCGGCCTTGGAGCCCCCCGGATGATGGCGGGTGTCGATTATATCGCCGGGTATGTCGATTCCGAGACGGTCGTCGTCCATGATCTCTACAGCCAGAGTCCACGGTGCCCGATCCAGATGGATACGGAGATCGGCGGGAGCAACGACATCCTCAGGTATGGAGGCCGCCAGGTGGACGGCGTCACCACCATCGAGTTTGAACGGCTCTTTGTGACTGGTGACGAGTTTGATTATCCGATCCGGCAGGGTGAGGAGGTTGCCATCATCTGGGCACTCTCGGACAGCAATTCGATGACCACTCCGCACCGTGAACGCGGCTCATCCGCGGTTGTGTTATGGAGGTAAATAGATGACGATCGCTACAGTTGCCTATATGCCGGTCCTTGGCCTCCCCTTCGTTGTGGTCCTTGGTATCGTCCTCTTCATCTTCCTCTCTATCACTGCATCCATCGCAGTGCTGAAGAGGAGGGGGGCACTTGAGAATGTTCCATTTACCTGGCATTTCTGGTTTGCACGAATCTCTCTTCTTCTTGCACTCGTGCACGGGATCCTCGGTATCTCGGTGTATATCGGGTTGTAGGAGAGGTGATCCAGCCTGAACAGGTGGGGTGCCGGAAAGCACCCCCCTGGCTGAACAGCATCAGGAAGAGATGCCCTCTTCCCTCGCTGATCTCAGACGGGATCTCCTGCAATTGCAGGTCGTCTTCCCTTGAGTGATCCCCTTGGCATCCATCTTCTTTATCACCGGCTCCTC is from Methanocalculus alkaliphilus and encodes:
- a CDS encoding DOMON domain-containing protein, with protein sequence MRLISVFSTGIVLLLLVFAAGCAGDPATPPAPVNDAPVTEEWVPDGIIGPGEYQYSMSLSDSMEIHWSTTDETIRMAISGRADGWVGIGLGAPRMMAGVDYIAGYVDSETVVVHDLYSQSPRCPIQMDTEIGGSNDILRYGGRQVDGVTTIEFERLFVTGDEFDYPIRQGEEVAIIWALSDSNSMTTPHRERGSSAVVLWR